The following DNA comes from Spirulina major PCC 6313.
CCGCCCCGGTAATTCCACCACCAATCACAATCCAGTCGTAATGCTTGCTCATCGCCGATCTTAAACGTCGTTACCCTTTGGCCGTCACAGCTTGTTCACCCATGACCCTCACCCCAAACTCCTCTCCCACGGGGCAATGGGCTTCTAATCTCTACGGGATGATGTCTGAACCCGCTGTATTGCCGCATTCTGTTAAGAACTCCTTGTTAGGTCGCGACAGGAGCCGCGATCACCCCTTGGCGCTCTAGACTCGCCGCCACCCGTAAGAGATAGGCTTCATTATAGGGAGCCGCTATCAACTGTACCCCAATGGGTAAGCCCTGATCTCGCACCACCGGCACGGTCAACACCGGCAACCCAATGAAGGACAGCGGTTGGGTGAAGCGACCGAGATAGGGGCGCACATCCACCGTCTGCCCGCCAATCACGGCCTCTAATTGGCCAAGGCGAGGGGCAACACAGGGGGTCGTGGGGGCTACGATCACATCCACATCTCGGAAGATGCGGCGGACTTGATTGCGATACCAGCGGCGAAAGCGTTGGGATTGGATGTACCAAGCGGCGGGGAGAATCGTGCCAGTGAGGAAGCGATCGCGCGTTGCCGGGTCAAAATCATGGGCCCGCGATCGCAGGTTTGCCAGATGATGGGTTGCCCCTTCGGCGGCGGTAATCAACATTGCCGCCGCCCGGGCCCGTTCCGTTTCCGGCAAAGTCACCACAGCATCAGCATCAAGGGCCGCCGCCACTTGTGCCACCGCCGCAAAGATTTCCGGGTCGGCCCCCGTTTGAAAATAATCCCCCGCCTGGGCGATGCGAATTCCCGGAAGCCCTAAGTTCAATTGCGGCAACACCGGATCAGGCGGATGGCGGCTGCACACCGGATCAAAAACATCATCCCCCTGGAGAAAATCAAACACCGTCGCCACATCCCGCACCGATCGCGCCATCACCCCAATATGATCCAAACTACTCGAAAACAACACCGTGCCCGCCCGCGACAGGCGGCCAAAGGTCGGTTTCAAGCCATAGACCCCACAGAGAGCCGCCGGCACGCGCACGGAGCCATTGGTATCCGACCCCAAACTAATCGGCACCAACCCCGCCGCCACCGCCGCCGCCGATCCCCCCGACGATCCCCCCGCCACCCGCTCCGGATCATGGGGATTATGGGTCGAACCGTAGTGGGTGTTTTCCGTCACGAAACCGTAGGCGTATTCATCCATATTCAACGCGCCGAGGAGGATACCCCCCGCATGTTTAAGGCGGGTGATCACGGTGGCATCTTGGCCAGCGGGTTCATCTTCAGCGTTGATTTTCGCGCCGGCCAGGGTGGTGACCCCGGCAATATCAAACAGGTTTTTCACCGCAAAGGGCACACCACTGAGGGCACTCCAGCGATGGCGGGGGTGGGGGCTGTGGTCGAGTTGGCGGGAGGCGAGGAGAGCCTGATCCGCGAGGACGGCGGTGAAGCAGTTCAGGCCCGGATCGCGCTGGTGAATCTGGGCCAAGTGATGCTTAACCACAGCTTCGACTGTGGTTTGTTGGGTTTGGACGGCGCGGGCAATGGCCACTGCATCGGCAGTGGCGAGATCGAGGGTCATGGCTCAAAGGTCGAGACAACTTCGAGATCATCGGGGAGGACAAACTCCATGACCTGGGGGGCGATCGCTGCCAACCGCTCCATCTGTTGGACGACACTGCGGCGATCGGCATCGGACACCGTCAGCCCCATTAACTGCACAGTTTGTTCAACATAGAGGGTCCAGTCAATCTCGGCATTCAGCATGGCTATCTTGATTCAAGGGGACAGGACAAGGGAAAACGGGTCGAAGCACAGCCATTAGCCCGCACTGTTGAGATTCGCGATCACAGCTTGCAGATTACCAATGGCTTCTTGCTGATAGGCTCCTGTTTGTTGCGCTTGCTCAAGCAATACTTGGAGGTGTTGGCCATGACTGCGTAAGTCTTGCGTGGACTCGTTTAAGGGTTCGACCAACTCTTCGTAGAGGTTCACTCGTCCCCACAACAGGGTCACCGTGGCTCGATTTTCCTTGAGTTGTTCTTCGAGCGATCGCACCTGATTTTGGTGTTCATCATAGGCATTAATTTGGTCTTGCAAATGGGCTTCCGCTGCGGTGACCTGAGTCTGGATTGCTTCGATTTCGCCCTCAATCGTTTGGATTTCCTCCGCCAACTCCACCTGCTGCGCTTCCAATTGCGCCAAGACCGGCATCAAATCCACCCCAGCCGCTTCATTGTCAGGGTCAGGAATGCCCTGGCGTTGGCGCAACGCCTTGAGATACTGCTTCAGGGTCGTTTGTTTTTCTGCCAGGGTGCGCCGCTGCCCCACCAGGGTTTCATCGAGCAATTTACGCTGTTCCTGCTCATCGGCCAGTTCTTCTTCGAGGGCCGAGCTATCGTAAACATTGGCCGCCTTGAGTTTTGCTTCGAGTTCCGTCACCGCCTCGCGCTGTAACTTCAGTTCTTCCTCTTGATCGGCGACAAATTGACCGAGGCGATCGTACTCCTTTTGCAGATCATCCACCCGCTGATTGAGATCCGCCAAGGACATCGTTTGTAACGCTTCCAGGTCAAGTCCGCCTTTATCCTCCCCATCACTGGGCACGACCCCCTGGGCAAGGTCGGCTAAGGCTTGATAGACTTCAGACTGTTGTCTTTGCTGGGCTTGGAGGGCTTCGAGGAGCGATGTTTTGAGGCTGAGTTGAGACTGATGGTGGGTTAAATCCTGCTTGGCTTCGTCGAGGGACATCCGCAGGGCTTGGAGATGTTGATGCTGGGTTTCCCAATCATTCGCTTGCCGATCAATCTCTTGCTGCTGCTGTTGAGCATCGGCCCGCTGTTCATCCAGTTGCCGACTGTAGTAGTCACAATTGTCCTGTTGATTGCTCACCAGGTCGAGGGTGATGGTGATTTGCTCGGCGAGGGATTCGAGGGGTAGGGGATGATCCGCGAGGTAATTCGCCAACTCCTGGAGTTGTTGGGACTGTTCCGGGTCAATGCCGACGGCTGCTACGGCGGTGCTTTGGCTGGATTCTTGTTGTTCGGCGAGGCGCTGTTGTTCGCCGCGCAGGTGGGCCCAGGCTTGTTCGAGTTCTTGGGTTTTGCGCTCAAATTCTTCGCGGATGCGATCGGCTTCGGCGCGGGCTTGTTCGAGTTCCTCGGAGCTTGCGCCTCCTCCCCCGCCGCCTTCTTCAAGGGCATTCTCAAGCTGTTCGAGTTCAGCCTCAAGCTCCATTTCTCGCTTATTGAGTTCTTGGGCTTGGAGCGTTAAGGACTGTTTCCAGCCTTCGATTTCTTCTTCTTGCTCTTTGAGTTTTTCTTGCAGGCGGGAGTAGCGTTGAAGATCCCGGATAATTTGAGGGGCTGCGGGTTCAGGGGGGCCTTGGGGTTGACGATTATTATTGAGGTTAATCGCGATCAGAACGCCGGACTCAAAGGAATTGGCTTCTTCGCATTCAATCGCCTCATCACCGGGTACAGCAGTCCAGCTTTGGTCATTACGCTGGCAGGCCAAAAGTTTGATTTCCGTGGAGACTTTCGCCATGAAGCCGCCACTTTTTTGCTTTCTTACTTCTGCGAGATACAGCACGCTGACCGTCCTCTCAATGTATCGTTTGCTGGGTTCATGATCACTGTAGTACCTTTTCGGGTCGGCTTTTCCTGTCCGATGGTATCGGTACGGTTGTTTCAGCTTGGATTGGGTAATGAAATTAAGCGTACCGCTACTTTCCCCATTTTAATCAGAGTCTCGACAATTGGAAGCATTCTGCTGGGGTGGACAAAATGGATGGTATCACCTTGGATGATGGCCCAGACTGTTCCTATGGTACTGAGCTTTTTCCATAATGAATGTTCACAGAGGATGAAAGAATGTTTTTGCTAAATGGGATGGTTAGATGAGAAGACTGAGGATGAGGGAGGCGAGGACTGTGGGTGGCGCGAAGGGTGATCATGCTTGAGGGATGGCTGGCGGATTGGGATTTGGGGATGGTGCTGGGGATGTTGGCGCAGCGCCAATGGACGGGGACGGTGACGACGATCGCATGGGATCGCAGTACGGGGTCGCCTCTGCGGTTTTGGCTGACCCAAGGGCAGTTAACCTACGGCGCACCGATCGATCCGGCCTTGGAGCACGATCGCACCTTGGACTATGGACTCGCCCCAGAAACTCACGCCGGTCTGCCGGGGGGCTATGGCGGCCTCTGGCGAGCGATGGATCAAGGGGCGATCGCCTTTGCGGATCTGCGTCCGCTTTGGCGCAGCATGATCCTGGAATTGCTGTTTGAAGGGTTCGGAATCCGATCGGGTCGGTTTGTGGCGGTTCCCGGTGCGCCCCTATCGCCCAACCTCGGCGGCTGGCCGATGGCCCCGCTGCGATCGCAGATTCGCCGTACCCGTCAAGCCTGGCATCACCTCGCCCCCCTGATCACCTCCCTGGACCAATGCCCCCGCGTCACCGATATCGAGGCCGCCCATGCCGCCCTCACCCCCACTCCCTACGCGGCGATCGCTACCTGGGCCGATGGCCGCACCTCCCTGCGCCAACTCAGCCGCCGCCTTGGGGGCAATACCCCCGTCACCATCGGTCGCTGTCTCCACCAAGGCCATCAAGCCGGTTGGCTCCACCTGCCCCCCGCGCCAGAGCCTGGCCCCAGTGCCCCCCCCAGTATTCTCTACGTCGGCGATGACCCCGACCTCAGCCAACCCATCGCCCTCGACCTCCGCGCCCACGGCTACGACATTTGTGTCGAAGCCAACCCCTTCACCGCCCTGAACTATATTTGTGACACCCTGCCGGATCTGATCCTCTGCGATCGCCGCTTACCCAGTCTGCCCGGCTCCACCTTCGCCGCCCTCGTGCGCCAACTCCCCCAGGGCGATCGTATCCCCTTCATCCTCATCCAATCCCCCCAGACCGCCGCCGCCGAAATTCTGGACTCCAGCCTGATCACCTTGACCAAACCCTGCACAACCCGTATGCTTTTAACGCTAATCCCCCAGCACCTTCCCCCTAAAAAAAGGCTCAGGAAATGAACTGAACCGATTATGATTGGGAAAATCCCGGTTGAGGGACAACTCAGCAACAGAGTAGGCTAAAGATGGGCGATACTTTATTAATGTATGAACCAGCATCAGTCCAGCGAACATTGATTCACAGGCTGCCACAGGTTTCATCAGGATTAGGTAGGGAGATATGAGTAGCAAAGTTTTGGTGGTCGAAGATAGTCTAGCCCAGCGACAAATGATTTCAGACCTCCTCAAAGGGAGTGGCTTAGACGTCGCCGTCGCGAGCAATGGCGCAGAAGCCTTAAAGCTTGTTAAAGCATACGATCCCGATATCGTGGTGCTGGACATTGTCATGCCGCAAATGAACGGCTATGAACTCTGCCGTCGGCTCAAAAGTGATCCCAAAACCCAAAATCTGCCCGTCGTCATGTGCTCCTCTAAAGGACAAGAATTCGATCGCTATTGGGGAATGCGTCAGGGTGCCGATGCCTATATTGCCAAGCCCTTCCAACCCGTAGAACTGATCGGAACCGTGAAGCAGTTACTCCGAGGCTAGGCCACGCTGAATTCAAGCAGAGAAGCGGCTGAGATGATCCATCATACAGATCAGGCAACAGAAGACTATGGGATGGAATGACCCCGGACAACTCCGGAATAGCGAGGATCTTGCCTCTGATATTGAAAATATTGGCACTCCCGAAGGTGAACTTCACCTGCGTTTCTTCCTGCCTTCTAACATTGAACTCGCTCTGCCCGCCACCGGGATTCGTGAAGTGATGAATCAGTCTCCCGATCGCATCACTCCCATTCCCAACGCCTCCCCTCTGCTGCTCGGCACGATTAATATTCGGGGGCAGGTGATTTGGGTGGCAGATCTCGGTCAGTTCCTAGGAGATCCCGTCGCCCTGAGTACACAGCGGGCAGAGATTCCCATCATCGCTGTTGAAGACCAGGATATGATTTTAGGGTTGGCCATTAGTGATATCGGGGAAATGGCTTGGCTCGACAGTGAGCAACTCACCGCCACCAGCGGGATTCCCAGCAGTATGCTCACATTTATGGTGGGAGAATGGGTTCCGCCCTATCAACAACTCGAACAACCCCTGCGTTTACTCGATCCGGTGCGCATTTTGCGGTCGGCGCGGTGGGCTTCTTAGGGGAAATCGAGTACAACAGAAGACAATGACGTTCAGGTACTATCCTACGGGTAAGCAGTTAGCTGCAAAGGCGGGAGAACTTTATGGCACAAGAGACGGACTACGCGCAAGAGTACGGGCAAGCAGAGCGTGCCTATGCCCTTGGTCAGTATGAAAAAGCCGCCTCCATCATCGATCGCCTCGTCATGGACTATGATGACGATCCTGCTGTGCAACTCTTGCGGGGTCATATCTACTGCTACGGTCTCCATGACTATGCCACCGCCCAAGAACAGTACGCACGGGTCAAAGAACTCACCGACGATCAAGACTTTATCAATTACGCCGAAACGGGGATCGAGGATGCGATCGCTGGCCTCAGTGATGACCCCGAAGACTATGGCGACACCAACGGCAACGGCAGTCTAAATAACTTCGACTCCTACGACAATACCAGCACCTTTGCCGACAATGCCTTTGATAGCGAAGCCTTTCAATCGGAATTTGCCGACGACAGCGCCTTTGCCGACCTCAGCGACTCCGGTCTAGATGACGACATCACCGACTTTGAATTTGACAACCAACTCCTCGAAAGCAATCCTCAGGCCACCGACAATTTCTTTGGCACCGATGCCGAGGATGACCCCTTTGGCATGGACGATGATTTAGATGCCACCCACTTCATGAATCCAGACGAGGATGACCCCTTCAGCATCCAAGACGATGCCGATTGGCAAACCGATCCCGACGCAGAAGCCACCCAGTTCATCACGAACTCTCCCTTTGATGACATGCAAATGGAGGATTACCCCAACTTCGATCCAGGGGATTCTGACTCCACGTTCGTGATCCCGCCCTCTTCCACTCATGGCGGGAGCAATGCCATGGACGAGGATCTCCTCTTCGATCAAGCCCTCGACCATGATTATGGCGAGGATGATTTTGCCATGGATGATTCGGCCTTTGCCACGACGGATCAGATGCTAGATGATGATTATCCTGAAACCCTGTTGATGGATTCGGGAGTTCCGGATGAAGACAGTGCCTTTGGTCTAGATGAGGAGTTCATTGAAGCCAATGCCGGGATGCCCCTGGATGAAGCGGACTATGACCTTGAAGAGGATGGCATGAGTCCGGAACTGGAGGCGGATTTTGACGCGCCAGGGGATGATAATTTTACCTTCGACGATTTCGATGATAATGCTTTCCAAGATGGGGGGTTTGATGACTTTGGGGATACCACCATTGGCCCTGATTCCTTTGCGGGCACAACGGGGGGAGACTTTGGCGAGGAAGACACCAGTGGTTTCTTAGATGAGTTTCCGGAAGTCTTCAACAATGAGCTTAACGACCTCGAAGACATTTCTGAATTTGATGTCGACGGGATCGGCGGGACGATATCGGATTCTGCCTTTGCTGAAGTGGGCTTTGATGAGGAGGTTGATCTGAGCGGGTTTGCATCACCTGGGGCGAAGCTGGGCCGGGTGGGGGCTGATCGAGACGGAACTGGATCGGGGGATGAAACGCCGACGAATTTTACCCAGACGAGCGATCGCTTCCTAGAACCCACCGTCGATGTGGACGCGGGACGCATGGCCTGGTTTGCCAACTTCCCCCTCGTCAAAAAGCAATGGGTTACCGCCGTCGCTGCTGGCGTGGCCTCTGCTCTGGCGGTCTCGTTGATCTCGTTTGTGAGTTTCAGTCGCACCCCCGAAGATCAGAAAAAGGTGATTATTCCCTACATGATCGGCTGGAATACCCTGATGACCCTCGTGGCGGGGGGAAGCGCGGGCGGTGTTGTCTGGTTCCTGGGCCGCGAAACCCTCCAGCAAATTCATCGCTCCACCACCGATCTGCAATCTCAATTTGAAGCTGTTTCCCAAGGTGATTTCAACGCCAAAGCCACCATTTATTCTGAAGATGAATTTGGCCATCTTGCCGCTGGTTTTAACGAAATGGCGCGGGTCATTCTCACCACCACCAGCGAAGCCCAACGGCGGGCCGAAGAAACCGAGCAGCAAAAAGAAGATCTCCAACGCCAGGTGATTCGCCTCCTAGACGACGTGGAAGGCGCGGCACGGGGAGACTTAACGGTGCGCGCAGAAGTGACCGCCGACGTGCTCGGTGCGGTGGCCGATGCCTTTAACTTGACGATTCAAAACCTGCGGGAGATTGTTCAACAGGTACGGGCAGCGGCGCGGCAGGTGAACAAGAGTTCCTCGGAAAATGAACAGTTTGCGCGGGGTCTCCAAAGTGATGCCTTGCGCCAAGCGGAAGAATTAGCCGTGACCCTAAACTCGGTGCAGATGATGACCGACTCGATTCGCCGGGTGGCCGAAAACGCCCGCGAAGCGGAAGAAGTGGCACGGTCAGCCGCAGCGGTGGCCCTCAAGGGCGGCGATGCGGTAGAACACGCCGTGGTGGGGATCGTCCAGATTCGGGAAACGGTGGCGGAAACGACCCGGAAGGTGAAACGCCTCGCGGAATCGTCTCAGGAAATTTCGATGATTGTGGCGGCGATTTCCACGATCGCATCGCGCACCAACCTCCTCGCCCTTAACGCTTCGATTGAGGCAGCGCGAGCCGGGGAAGCCGGACGTGGGTTTGCGATCGTGGCAGATGAAGTCCGTCAACTCGCCGATCGCTCCGCCAAAGCGTTGAAAGACATTGAGCAGATCGTGTTACAGATTCAAAGTGAGACCAGCTTGGTGATGCAGGCCATGGAAGAAGGCACACAGCAGGTGATCGACGGAACGAAACGGGCCGAACAGGCGAAACGATCTCTCGAAGATATCATCCAAGTGTCCAACCGGATTGACGCACTGGTGCGATCGATTACCGCCGACACCGTTGAACAAACCGAAAGCACCTTAGCCGTGGCGCAGGTGATGCAGTCGGTGGAACTCACCGCCCAAGAAACCTCCCAAGAATCCCAAAAGGTGGCATCTTCTCTGCAAAACCTGGTGAGTATTGCCCGCGACTTGCTCACCTCTGTGGAACGATTCCGGATTGACGATACTGATACCAACTAGGAACGATTATGGCGGATGGAGTCAAGAGGAAGTCAAGCTTGGGGCTGTGGAGCCAAAGGGTGTTAGCCGCCATTTTTCTCGCGGGTCAGGCCATTTTTCACCTGTTTAAAATCAAAATTAATCGCCGCAATACCCTAGAGCAATGTGTATCGGTGGGGCCAGGGTCGTTGGTGATCGCGCTGGTGACGGCGGCCTTTGTGGGGATGGTGTTTACGATCCAGGTGGCGCGGGAGTTTTTGTATTTTGGGGCGGGGAGTGCGGTAGGGGGCGTGTTAGCGATCGCCCTCACCCGTGAACTCGCCCCCGTCCTTACCGCCGTCGTGCTTGCCGGTCGCGTCGGTTCCGCCTTCGCCGCCGAAATTGGCACCATGCGCGTCACCGAGCAGATCGACGCTCTGCAAATGCTCAAAACCGACCCCATCGATTATCTTGTCATTCCTCGCATCATCGCCTGTTCCTTAATGCTGCCGGTGCTCACTCTCCTATCGTTGCTGGTGGGCATTATCGGTGGCTTAGTTGTGTCCCATAACCTCTACGGCATCAGTCAAACCGTCTTTTTAGACTCCGTGAAAAATTTTGTCTCTCTCTGGGATATTGTCAGCGCCATGCTGAAGGCGGCGGTGTTTGGGGCAATGGTGGCAGTGATTGGCTGTAGCTGGGGCTTAACCACCACGGGCGGCGCGAAAGGGGTCGGCGAATCCACCACCACCGCCGTAGTCACCTCGCTCCTCGCCATTTTTATCGCTAACTTTTTCCTCTCCTGGGTGATGTTCCAAGGCACGGGGAATTCGATGACGGGTTAAGCCCTCCCCACTGCCCAACGGATTAGGGATTCGCTTGTGGGGGAAAAACCCCTAAACTGCGGCGGCGATCAATCCAAAGGCGGGCGCGGCGCACAGCTTCTTCGCGTGTCCAAGCTTTGGGGACGGCGATCGCATCCCCCCAGTCATAGGCCACCCACGCTGTATAGATCCTCACCCCCTGCCAGGTTCCCGGCGCGAGTTGGATCGTGTAGCCGCGATAGGGAAACGACAGGGTGATGTGGACGATATCAGGATCGGAGATCATGGTTGCAGGGTGGGGTTAATCGGGCCATTCTACTTGTTTAATCCGGGCGTGATGGCCACGGGTGATGGCGATCGCTGACTTGGGGACTCGGTAGGTTTTGGCCAAAAGTTGGATCAATTCCTGATTCGCTTTGCCATCCACCGGCGGCGAGGTCAAGTGGATCACTAAGCTGCCGTCGGCGGCTTCCGTGAGGCTTTGGCGTTTGGCATTGGGTTTCACGTTGATTAATTTTTTCATGGTTTTGGGGCAAAACTCAAAAACAAGTGGAAGATTCCCCGCGCTTCCCGTCGAATCTCGTTAGGATCAACGCGAGATCAAGCGTGGGATTACGGTTCAATGAAATATGTACAGGAATATCGAGATGGAACCCTAGCGCGGCAATATGGGGAGGCGATCGCCCACCTCACCACGCGCCCCTGGACGATCATGGAAATTTGCGGCGGCCAAACCCATTCGATCGTTAAATACGGCATTGATACCATCCTACCGCCAGAGATTCGCCTCATCCATGGCCCCGGCTGCCCGGTGTGCGTCACGGATATGAGTATTATTGACCAAGCGATCGCCCTCGCTCAACAGCCCGACGTGATTTTTTGCTCCTTTGGGGATATGTTGCGCGTCCCTGGCACGGAGCATGATTTATTGAGTATCAAAGCCCAGGGCGGTGATGTGCGAATGGTGTACTCGCCCCTCGATGCGGTGCGTTTGGCTCAGGAGAATTGCGATCGCCACGTTGTCTTCTTCGCCGTCGGCTTTGAAACCACCGCCCCCGCCACCGCCATGGCCGTCCACCAAGCCCACAGTCTAGGACTCAATAACTTTTCCCTTCTCGTCTCCCATGTCCTCGTCCCCCCTGCCATGGCCGCCATCTTGGACGATCCCCACTGCCAAGTCCAAGGCTTCCTCGCAGCGGGCCATGTCTGCACCGTCATGGGCTATCAAGAATACGAACCGATCGCCAACCGCTACCAGATCCCCATCGTCGTCACCGGTTTTGAACCCATCGACATCCTCCAAGGGCTTTATCTCTGCATTCAACAACTCGAAGCCGGTCAAGCCACCTGCGCAAACCAATACGCCCGCTCCGTCCAACCCCAAGGCAACCCCCACGCCCAAGCCCTGATCCAAAAAATCTTCGCGATCGTCTCCCAACGGTGGCGCGGCCTCGGCGCGATTCCCCACAGCGGCCTAGGATTAAAACCGGCCTACGCCGCCTTTGATGCCCAACTGCGTTTTGCGGATCTCCTCGCCACCCAAACCCCCGCCCCCATCCCCACCGAATGCATTAGCGGCGACATCATGCGCGGCGTGAAGAAACCCCACGAATGCCCCGCCTTTGGGCGAAACTGCACCCCAGAGCGGCCCCTCGGTGCGCCGATGGTGTCCTCGGAGGGAGCCTGCGCCGCCTATTACCGCTATCGCCAACCCGATGCGATCGCCTCTTAAGCATGACGATGATCGAGGGCTTAGAAGCTCAGCACCTACAACGGCGATGTGTTGGGGTTGTGTCGGGATTTGGAGGTCAAATTCCGACGGTCTGGCCTGTGGCAATTTGGTAGGATAAACAGTACATCATCGTTAGTCAACAACAGGTAAAGCGCGTGGTAGTCAAGCCAGAATGGTTACGAGTTAAAGCACCGCAACGGGAACGGATCGGCAGTGTGACAGAGATTCTGCGCGATCTTGACCTCAATACGGTTTGTGAGGAAGCGTCCTGCCCGAATATTGGCGAATGTTTCCACGCTGGAACCGCCACCTTTTTAATCATGGGCCCCGCCTGTACCCGTGCCTGCCCCTACTGCGATATTGATTTTGAGAAAAAGCCCCAAGCCCTCGATCCCACCGAACCGATTCGCTTAGGGGAAGCCGTCGGCCGACTCAAGCTCAATCATGTGGTGATCACCTCGGTAAACCGCGATGATCTACCCGATGGCGGCGCGTCCCAGTTTCAACGCTGCATTGCAGAGGTGCGCAAAATTTCGCCCC
Coding sequences within:
- a CDS encoding response regulator transcription factor, with translation MSSKVLVVEDSLAQRQMISDLLKGSGLDVAVASNGAEALKLVKAYDPDIVVLDIVMPQMNGYELCRRLKSDPKTQNLPVVMCSSKGQEFDRYWGMRQGADAYIAKPFQPVELIGTVKQLLRG
- a CDS encoding chemotaxis protein CheW; protein product: MGWNDPGQLRNSEDLASDIENIGTPEGELHLRFFLPSNIELALPATGIREVMNQSPDRITPIPNASPLLLGTINIRGQVIWVADLGQFLGDPVALSTQRAEIPIIAVEDQDMILGLAISDIGEMAWLDSEQLTATSGIPSSMLTFMVGEWVPPYQQLEQPLRLLDPVRILRSARWAS
- a CDS encoding MlaE family lipid ABC transporter permease subunit, producing the protein MADGVKRKSSLGLWSQRVLAAIFLAGQAIFHLFKIKINRRNTLEQCVSVGPGSLVIALVTAAFVGMVFTIQVAREFLYFGAGSAVGGVLAIALTRELAPVLTAVVLAGRVGSAFAAEIGTMRVTEQIDALQMLKTDPIDYLVIPRIIACSLMLPVLTLLSLLVGIIGGLVVSHNLYGISQTVFLDSVKNFVSLWDIVSAMLKAAVFGAMVAVIGCSWGLTTTGGAKGVGESTTTAVVTSLLAIFIANFFLSWVMFQGTGNSMTG
- a CDS encoding DUF167 domain-containing protein, which gives rise to MKKLINVKPNAKRQSLTEAADGSLVIHLTSPPVDGKANQELIQLLAKTYRVPKSAIAITRGHHARIKQVEWPD
- a CDS encoding response regulator, translated to MLEGWLADWDLGMVLGMLAQRQWTGTVTTIAWDRSTGSPLRFWLTQGQLTYGAPIDPALEHDRTLDYGLAPETHAGLPGGYGGLWRAMDQGAIAFADLRPLWRSMILELLFEGFGIRSGRFVAVPGAPLSPNLGGWPMAPLRSQIRRTRQAWHHLAPLITSLDQCPRVTDIEAAHAALTPTPYAAIATWADGRTSLRQLSRRLGGNTPVTIGRCLHQGHQAGWLHLPPAPEPGPSAPPSILYVGDDPDLSQPIALDLRAHGYDICVEANPFTALNYICDTLPDLILCDRRLPSLPGSTFAALVRQLPQGDRIPFILIQSPQTAAAEILDSSLITLTKPCTTRMLLTLIPQHLPPKKRLRK
- a CDS encoding AtzE family amidohydrolase — translated: MTLDLATADAVAIARAVQTQQTTVEAVVKHHLAQIHQRDPGLNCFTAVLADQALLASRQLDHSPHPRHRWSALSGVPFAVKNLFDIAGVTTLAGAKINAEDEPAGQDATVITRLKHAGGILLGALNMDEYAYGFVTENTHYGSTHNPHDPERVAGGSSGGSAAAVAAGLVPISLGSDTNGSVRVPAALCGVYGLKPTFGRLSRAGTVLFSSSLDHIGVMARSVRDVATVFDFLQGDDVFDPVCSRHPPDPVLPQLNLGLPGIRIAQAGDYFQTGADPEIFAAVAQVAAALDADAVVTLPETERARAAAMLITAAEGATHHLANLRSRAHDFDPATRDRFLTGTILPAAWYIQSQRFRRWYRNQVRRIFRDVDVIVAPTTPCVAPRLGQLEAVIGGQTVDVRPYLGRFTQPLSFIGLPVLTVPVVRDQGLPIGVQLIAAPYNEAYLLRVAASLERQGVIAAPVAT
- the hmpF gene encoding pilus motility taxis protein HmpF — translated: MLYLAEVRKQKSGGFMAKVSTEIKLLACQRNDQSWTAVPGDEAIECEEANSFESGVLIAINLNNNRQPQGPPEPAAPQIIRDLQRYSRLQEKLKEQEEEIEGWKQSLTLQAQELNKREMELEAELEQLENALEEGGGGGGASSEELEQARAEADRIREEFERKTQELEQAWAHLRGEQQRLAEQQESSQSTAVAAVGIDPEQSQQLQELANYLADHPLPLESLAEQITITLDLVSNQQDNCDYYSRQLDEQRADAQQQQQEIDRQANDWETQHQHLQALRMSLDEAKQDLTHHQSQLSLKTSLLEALQAQQRQQSEVYQALADLAQGVVPSDGEDKGGLDLEALQTMSLADLNQRVDDLQKEYDRLGQFVADQEEELKLQREAVTELEAKLKAANVYDSSALEEELADEQEQRKLLDETLVGQRRTLAEKQTTLKQYLKALRQRQGIPDPDNEAAGVDLMPVLAQLEAQQVELAEEIQTIEGEIEAIQTQVTAAEAHLQDQINAYDEHQNQVRSLEEQLKENRATVTLLWGRVNLYEELVEPLNESTQDLRSHGQHLQVLLEQAQQTGAYQQEAIGNLQAVIANLNSAG
- a CDS encoding methyl-accepting chemotaxis protein, with protein sequence MAQETDYAQEYGQAERAYALGQYEKAASIIDRLVMDYDDDPAVQLLRGHIYCYGLHDYATAQEQYARVKELTDDQDFINYAETGIEDAIAGLSDDPEDYGDTNGNGSLNNFDSYDNTSTFADNAFDSEAFQSEFADDSAFADLSDSGLDDDITDFEFDNQLLESNPQATDNFFGTDAEDDPFGMDDDLDATHFMNPDEDDPFSIQDDADWQTDPDAEATQFITNSPFDDMQMEDYPNFDPGDSDSTFVIPPSSTHGGSNAMDEDLLFDQALDHDYGEDDFAMDDSAFATTDQMLDDDYPETLLMDSGVPDEDSAFGLDEEFIEANAGMPLDEADYDLEEDGMSPELEADFDAPGDDNFTFDDFDDNAFQDGGFDDFGDTTIGPDSFAGTTGGDFGEEDTSGFLDEFPEVFNNELNDLEDISEFDVDGIGGTISDSAFAEVGFDEEVDLSGFASPGAKLGRVGADRDGTGSGDETPTNFTQTSDRFLEPTVDVDAGRMAWFANFPLVKKQWVTAVAAGVASALAVSLISFVSFSRTPEDQKKVIIPYMIGWNTLMTLVAGGSAGGVVWFLGRETLQQIHRSTTDLQSQFEAVSQGDFNAKATIYSEDEFGHLAAGFNEMARVILTTTSEAQRRAEETEQQKEDLQRQVIRLLDDVEGAARGDLTVRAEVTADVLGAVADAFNLTIQNLREIVQQVRAAARQVNKSSSENEQFARGLQSDALRQAEELAVTLNSVQMMTDSIRRVAENAREAEEVARSAAAVALKGGDAVEHAVVGIVQIRETVAETTRKVKRLAESSQEISMIVAAISTIASRTNLLALNASIEAARAGEAGRGFAIVADEVRQLADRSAKALKDIEQIVLQIQSETSLVMQAMEEGTQQVIDGTKRAEQAKRSLEDIIQVSNRIDALVRSITADTVEQTESTLAVAQVMQSVELTAQETSQESQKVASSLQNLVSIARDLLTSVERFRIDDTDTN
- a CDS encoding DUF4089 domain-containing protein — protein: MLNAEIDWTLYVEQTVQLMGLTVSDADRRSVVQQMERLAAIAPQVMEFVLPDDLEVVSTFEP